One Delphinus delphis chromosome 3, mDelDel1.2, whole genome shotgun sequence genomic region harbors:
- the H3-4 gene encoding LOW QUALITY PROTEIN: histone H3.1t (The sequence of the model RefSeq protein was modified relative to this genomic sequence to represent the inferred CDS: substituted 1 base at 1 genomic stop codon), with protein sequence MARTKQTARKPIGGKAPRKQLATKVARKSAPATGGVKKSHRCWPGTIALREIRHXWKSPELLIGKLPFQRLVREIAQDFKMDLRFQSSAVRALQEVCEAYLVGLFEDTNLCAIHANRVTIMPKDIQLARHIHGKCA encoded by the coding sequence ATGGCACGAACAAAGCAGACGGCGCGGAAGCCCATTGGCGGCAAAGCACCTCGCAAACAACTGGCTACCAAAGTAGCTCGGAAGAGCGCGCCAGCCACGGGGGGCGTGAAGAAGTCGCACAGGTGCTGGCCGGGCACTATAGCACTGCGCGAGATTCGTCACTAGTGGAAGTCCCCAGAACTTCTGATTGGTAAGTTACCCTTCCAGCGCCTGGTCCGGGAAATTGCGCAGGACTTTAAGATGGACCTGCGTTTCCAGAGCTCGGCTGTAAGGGCACTGCAGGAAGTCTGTGAGGCATACCTGGTGGGTCTTTTTGAAGACACCAACCTATGTGCCATCCATGCCAACCGTGTCACTATTATGCCCAAGGATATTCAGCTGGCACGCCATATCCACGGAAAATGTGCCTAA